From the genome of Polyangiaceae bacterium, one region includes:
- a CDS encoding AAA family ATPase, whose translation MAASHDPPDNAAADDQEVQEGADDPRNFRSSRAHKALDEDQLDELAGRIATFPEPIAALAVGIEVARADGDATGIRKRLFELGIGIVRYGLSVALGALAAKLGTSSAPKPLAESLGRAARISDGTWCDLTRTAAGALKSHDPQIAQRLAFASQKPLTELVSARNDFIHRGGSGDNALDKLMALLETTDALLEMSLRHVVSLDPPTFEVRMGTPLRGGVWRKTKSPVPEGVEAGMAYIVREDGTWMPVSPYLPLVDKRIVFADGPHAPGKPWRCVDPESGEHREYQPIDQAIRKLVGEDKNAPQKLSDSPRLVGREAAIGALVRAAEDAAKGSVRIVLLTGSFGVGRTRLARAITEASAGFGFGRVIDVTCSAERRTPLRALRSAIEGAKGLGKLRDAIGRAVSVEAAMTRAAIDASLEAIEEALIDASLEEPTVLSVDDAQWADEHTLGLLRMLADRAVRKARGKLLVVVTVRDEPNPSAALRRFAGRVEQGVGTGASHMALEALSPKDASQLVQNVAPMAREIEKVVVDGAGGVPFFLVQPLLVWNETGVLVWKDGKWQPRDESILRSAVPGVRDLLRARLESFFDPGSDGERAAQHVLACVALYGGGLPVEQLVAAVEAAGTNDRAAEQALELLVESGLLVVRGERQEHGFGQEIMRHAALEDLKQKPWFRRVHRSLLEAVSRGEQAADNAPFLAAGYESLGDREEAARWLGSAVASALAGGAFEQAIEFAERLAKIAKTSAERARAELSAVDALVREGRAGDAKERLERIPLEGVSDIHVRIEARVLTLSIAATLRHLPADHDPNLVADADAHGELGLRIETRLAVARFVRGHRGLALAEEAITLAADAPLDLRYRTLAMRLEILSEVDPSDYARFSRAAEMARLAARDLKSPWAELDADNYLAMAQFHTGDFAGAITMFDSIAERAKALKFGTIHREVSTNSAVAALRMGDPARAAKSAKLAADTARAAGDVVTLTAAQSACSDALLQVGDLQAAKAAADEAIEISLAGGHDYHAAVSLLRRAEILARMGDAAATDDAALARARAEHAGDTDLVTRSEIWALLHAARTGVPDATTKLADALTQIESSKPTLRAPTKRLLDTARQTLASVVAT comes from the coding sequence GTGGCCGCTTCCCACGATCCCCCCGACAACGCCGCTGCCGATGACCAAGAGGTGCAAGAAGGCGCCGACGACCCGCGTAATTTCCGCAGCTCGAGAGCCCACAAAGCCCTCGACGAAGACCAGCTCGACGAGCTTGCCGGCCGCATCGCAACGTTTCCCGAACCCATCGCAGCTTTGGCGGTCGGCATCGAAGTCGCCCGCGCAGACGGCGATGCCACGGGCATTCGCAAACGCCTTTTCGAGCTCGGCATTGGCATCGTCCGCTATGGTTTGTCCGTCGCGCTAGGCGCGCTCGCCGCAAAACTCGGAACGTCTTCCGCGCCAAAACCTCTGGCCGAATCGCTCGGACGCGCAGCGCGCATTTCCGACGGAACCTGGTGCGACCTCACGCGCACCGCTGCCGGAGCGCTCAAATCACACGACCCGCAAATCGCGCAAAGGCTCGCATTTGCTTCGCAAAAACCCCTGACCGAGCTCGTATCGGCCCGCAACGATTTCATTCATCGTGGAGGCTCCGGAGACAACGCCCTCGACAAACTCATGGCGCTGCTCGAAACGACCGACGCGCTGCTCGAAATGTCCCTGCGTCATGTCGTGTCGCTCGATCCACCCACGTTCGAAGTTCGCATGGGTACGCCGCTTCGAGGTGGCGTGTGGCGTAAGACGAAAAGCCCGGTTCCCGAAGGTGTGGAAGCGGGCATGGCGTACATCGTCCGCGAAGACGGCACATGGATGCCCGTTTCACCTTATTTGCCGCTCGTCGACAAACGCATCGTCTTCGCCGATGGCCCGCATGCCCCCGGCAAACCCTGGCGCTGCGTGGATCCCGAATCGGGCGAACACCGCGAATATCAACCCATCGATCAAGCCATTCGCAAGCTCGTCGGCGAAGACAAAAATGCTCCGCAAAAGTTGTCCGATAGTCCGCGCCTCGTCGGTCGAGAGGCCGCCATCGGCGCGCTTGTACGAGCTGCCGAGGACGCCGCGAAAGGCAGCGTGCGCATCGTGCTCTTGACCGGTTCGTTCGGCGTCGGAAGAACTCGTTTGGCGCGCGCAATCACCGAAGCATCGGCAGGCTTCGGGTTTGGCCGAGTCATCGACGTGACGTGCTCCGCCGAAAGACGAACGCCGCTACGCGCACTCCGATCGGCCATCGAAGGCGCCAAGGGCCTGGGCAAACTGCGCGATGCGATCGGACGAGCGGTCTCGGTGGAAGCAGCGATGACGCGAGCCGCGATCGATGCGTCGCTCGAAGCCATCGAAGAGGCGCTCATCGATGCGAGTTTGGAAGAACCAACCGTGTTGTCGGTCGATGATGCTCAATGGGCCGACGAACATACGCTGGGGCTGCTGCGGATGCTTGCGGATCGCGCCGTACGCAAAGCGCGCGGCAAGCTGCTCGTCGTGGTGACCGTACGAGACGAACCCAACCCGAGCGCCGCGCTCCGTCGCTTCGCAGGTCGCGTGGAACAAGGCGTCGGCACGGGGGCATCACACATGGCGCTCGAAGCCCTTTCGCCAAAGGACGCATCGCAACTCGTGCAAAACGTCGCTCCGATGGCGCGCGAGATCGAAAAAGTCGTCGTCGATGGAGCAGGTGGAGTGCCGTTTTTCTTGGTACAACCGCTGCTCGTTTGGAACGAGACGGGCGTGCTCGTGTGGAAAGACGGCAAGTGGCAACCACGCGATGAATCGATCCTGCGTTCCGCAGTCCCGGGCGTGCGGGATCTCCTTCGCGCAAGGCTCGAATCGTTCTTCGACCCAGGTTCGGATGGTGAACGCGCAGCTCAGCACGTGCTCGCATGCGTCGCGCTTTACGGCGGAGGGCTTCCCGTCGAACAGCTCGTGGCCGCCGTCGAAGCGGCCGGGACAAACGATCGAGCTGCCGAGCAGGCGCTCGAATTGCTCGTCGAATCAGGGCTGCTCGTGGTGCGCGGAGAACGGCAGGAACACGGGTTCGGCCAAGAGATCATGCGGCACGCCGCGCTCGAAGATCTCAAGCAAAAACCGTGGTTTCGCCGCGTGCATCGCAGTTTGCTCGAAGCGGTTTCTCGGGGCGAACAAGCCGCCGACAACGCACCGTTTCTCGCGGCTGGATACGAATCGCTCGGTGATCGCGAAGAGGCTGCGCGATGGCTCGGCAGCGCCGTTGCGAGTGCTCTGGCGGGCGGGGCGTTCGAGCAAGCGATCGAGTTTGCCGAACGGCTCGCGAAAATCGCCAAGACGAGCGCCGAACGAGCGCGTGCGGAGCTTTCCGCAGTCGATGCGCTCGTGCGCGAGGGACGCGCCGGAGACGCCAAAGAACGGCTCGAAAGGATTCCGCTCGAAGGCGTTTCCGACATCCACGTACGCATCGAAGCGCGTGTGCTCACGTTGTCGATTGCAGCGACGCTGAGGCACTTGCCCGCGGATCACGATCCGAACCTCGTCGCCGATGCCGATGCTCACGGCGAGCTTGGTTTGCGCATCGAAACGAGGCTCGCGGTGGCGCGCTTCGTGCGCGGTCACCGAGGTCTCGCGCTGGCCGAAGAGGCGATCACGCTTGCGGCGGATGCGCCGCTCGATCTGCGTTACCGCACGCTCGCGATGCGCCTGGAAATCCTGAGCGAAGTGGATCCGAGTGACTACGCGCGGTTTTCTCGCGCCGCAGAAATGGCGCGTCTGGCTGCTCGCGACCTGAAGAGCCCGTGGGCCGAGCTCGATGCAGACAACTACCTCGCGATGGCGCAGTTCCACACGGGAGACTTTGCAGGTGCAATCACGATGTTCGACAGCATCGCGGAGCGCGCAAAAGCATTGAAGTTCGGGACGATTCACCGCGAGGTGTCGACGAACAGCGCCGTGGCAGCGTTGCGCATGGGCGACCCGGCGCGCGCTGCAAAGTCGGCCAAGCTCGCAGCAGACACGGCGCGCGCTGCGGGCGACGTCGTGACGCTCACGGCTGCGCAGTCCGCATGCTCGGATGCGCTGCTTCAGGTAGGCGATCTTCAAGCCGCGAAAGCTGCTGCGGACGAGGCGATCGAGATTTCTCTCGCCGGTGGGCACGACTATCACGCCGCGGTATCGCTCTTGCGTCGCGCTGAGATTCTCGCGCGGATGGGAGACGCTGCGGCAACGGACGATGCAGCGTTGGCTCGTGCCCGCGCCGAACATGCAGGTGACACGGACCTCGTAACGCGCTCGGAAATTTGGGCACTGCTTCACGCGGCTCGCACGGGCGTGCCCGATGCGACGACGAAGCTTGCGGATGCTCTAACGCAAATAGAGAGCTCGAAACCAACCCTTCGAGCTCCAACGAAACGGCTGCTGGATACGGCGCGCCAAACGCTCGCGTCGGTTGTGGCTACGTGA
- a CDS encoding OmpA family protein, whose amino-acid sequence MVTTRGSRFAPLRMTASLAAMLCALGGSSAALAQTSSPDRIPEASGAGADLHLFRPAVDARGFFSVNGASVLPHKAISFGLVLDYGHGLLPLSPGHGTEYMVDHALQGTFNFNYGLFDRLVVGLTAPVVLNWGKSVTDIGPGGTANYNASGLTAQALGAFALHAKFMILPPTSVIGLALVAQGGVGIGQVRNFAAEPGFYYWPQVVVEKQFGETNVVRLGLNAGFRGHTGPNASFGTGADGKPVLSSGVFEYGNLATAGFAAAIRISDKFDLTAETYATYLAGGGSDSRQRLSAEALGGFKIFVQKNTYLYLAGGIGYTPGFQSADQRGVLGFVFEPFMEDRDGDGIYDDVDVCPDEPEDKDGDEDADGCPEQDPVDEPVKVRTGDSDGDGILDVEDQCPNKPEDPDGWMDKDGCPEPDNDKDGILDGDDRCMNVAEDKDNWQDEDGCPEDDNDADGILDGKDSCPNEPETFNNVDDEDGCPDKGSVIVQDNNVLILEKVQFETASAKILPQSFPLLDAVAAVLKHSPHFVLVEVQGHADVRGAPAMNVKLTQDRADSVVKALVERGIDRQRLRAMGFGPYCPIDPANNATAWEKNRRVEFKIVRTKDGPTTVELGCDKARAKGIVSPPP is encoded by the coding sequence ATGGTAACGACACGCGGCTCACGGTTTGCCCCTCTTCGCATGACAGCATCGCTCGCGGCGATGCTTTGCGCTCTAGGCGGCTCCTCCGCGGCGCTCGCGCAAACATCGAGCCCGGACCGCATTCCCGAGGCATCCGGCGCGGGCGCGGACTTGCACCTCTTTCGGCCAGCCGTCGACGCGCGTGGGTTTTTCTCGGTCAACGGCGCCAGCGTCCTACCGCATAAAGCCATCAGTTTCGGCCTCGTGCTCGACTACGGACACGGCTTGCTTCCACTGTCTCCAGGACACGGCACCGAGTACATGGTCGACCATGCCTTGCAAGGCACGTTCAACTTCAACTACGGCCTCTTCGATCGCCTCGTCGTCGGTCTCACCGCACCCGTCGTGCTCAATTGGGGCAAGTCAGTCACCGACATCGGCCCAGGTGGCACCGCAAACTACAACGCGTCGGGCCTGACGGCTCAAGCGCTCGGCGCCTTCGCCCTGCACGCAAAGTTCATGATCCTTCCGCCCACGAGCGTCATCGGCTTGGCGCTCGTGGCTCAAGGCGGCGTCGGCATCGGCCAAGTACGCAACTTCGCGGCTGAACCTGGTTTTTATTATTGGCCTCAAGTCGTTGTCGAAAAGCAGTTCGGCGAGACAAACGTCGTTCGTCTCGGTCTGAACGCAGGCTTCCGCGGTCATACCGGGCCCAATGCTTCGTTCGGCACGGGAGCGGACGGCAAACCCGTCTTGTCCTCGGGCGTCTTCGAATACGGCAACCTTGCAACCGCCGGTTTCGCGGCTGCCATTCGCATCTCCGACAAGTTCGACCTCACGGCGGAGACCTATGCGACCTACTTGGCCGGCGGTGGATCGGACAGCCGTCAGCGCCTGAGTGCCGAGGCGCTTGGTGGTTTCAAAATTTTCGTCCAGAAAAACACGTACCTCTACCTCGCAGGCGGCATTGGATACACGCCGGGTTTCCAGTCGGCCGATCAACGCGGGGTGCTCGGATTCGTCTTCGAGCCCTTCATGGAAGATCGCGATGGAGATGGCATCTACGACGATGTCGATGTGTGCCCGGACGAACCCGAAGACAAGGACGGCGACGAGGACGCGGATGGTTGTCCCGAGCAAGATCCGGTGGACGAACCGGTCAAAGTGCGCACGGGCGACAGCGACGGTGACGGCATTTTGGACGTCGAGGATCAATGCCCGAACAAGCCCGAAGATCCCGACGGCTGGATGGACAAGGACGGCTGCCCCGAACCGGACAACGACAAGGACGGCATCCTCGACGGAGACGATCGCTGCATGAACGTCGCGGAAGACAAGGACAACTGGCAAGACGAAGACGGTTGTCCCGAGGACGACAACGACGCCGACGGCATCCTCGACGGCAAGGACAGTTGTCCGAACGAACCGGAAACGTTCAACAACGTCGACGACGAAGATGGTTGTCCGGACAAAGGCAGCGTCATCGTGCAGGACAACAACGTCCTCATCTTGGAAAAGGTCCAGTTCGAGACCGCAAGTGCCAAGATTCTCCCGCAGTCGTTCCCGCTCTTGGATGCCGTCGCGGCGGTGCTGAAGCACAGCCCGCACTTCGTGCTCGTCGAAGTGCAGGGACATGCCGACGTGCGCGGAGCTCCGGCGATGAACGTCAAGCTGACCCAGGACCGAGCCGACTCGGTCGTCAAAGCGCTCGTCGAGCGTGGCATCGACAGGCAACGCCTACGCGCCATGGGCTTCGGTCCCTACTGCCCGATCGATCCGGCCAACAACGCGACTGCGTGGGAGAAGAATCGTCGCGTCGAGTTCAAGATCGTGCGGACGAAAGACGGCCCCACCACCGTCGAGCTTGGATGCGACAAGGCGCGTGCGAAGGGCATCGTTTCCCCGCCGCCTTGA
- a CDS encoding pirin family protein has translation MRDPILDVRPLGFTWETTDPFLFCAHHDDAYPAGNERMGPAAPLAGRNIGQDFAGKDGWNMYHGDVVPGFPQHPHRGFETVTIVRRGYCDHSDSLGATARFGKGDVQWLTAGGGIQHSEMFPLIERDNPNPLELFQIWLNLPAEDKMVPAYFTMLWSGDIPRCTLTDEAGRTTEVSIIAGELDGKRAPSPPPHSWASRDDADVAIWNIRMAAGASWTLPRAKGEKTTRTLYFFSGSSLHIGEQEMRSHVGVRVRSDVDLRLVAGEDECEILMLQGKPIGEPVVQHGPFVMNSREEIQRTFSDYQRTRFGGWPWSSSGPVHGRDEGRFAKHADGRAERHEK, from the coding sequence ATGCGCGATCCGATCCTCGATGTCCGTCCGCTTGGTTTTACCTGGGAAACGACCGATCCATTCCTGTTTTGCGCGCATCACGACGATGCGTATCCTGCAGGCAACGAACGAATGGGGCCAGCGGCGCCCTTGGCTGGCCGTAACATTGGGCAGGATTTTGCCGGTAAAGACGGCTGGAACATGTACCACGGTGATGTGGTGCCGGGGTTTCCGCAGCATCCGCATCGCGGTTTCGAAACCGTGACGATCGTTCGCCGTGGGTATTGCGATCATTCCGATTCGCTTGGTGCAACCGCTCGATTCGGTAAAGGTGACGTGCAATGGCTGACCGCGGGTGGAGGCATTCAGCATTCCGAAATGTTCCCGCTGATCGAGCGAGACAACCCCAACCCGCTCGAGCTGTTTCAAATTTGGTTGAACTTACCCGCCGAAGACAAAATGGTACCAGCGTATTTCACGATGTTGTGGAGTGGCGACATTCCGCGCTGCACGCTGACCGACGAAGCGGGCCGAACGACCGAGGTGAGTATCATCGCGGGCGAGCTTGATGGGAAACGAGCGCCATCACCGCCGCCGCATTCGTGGGCTTCTCGAGACGATGCGGACGTAGCCATTTGGAATATACGCATGGCAGCCGGCGCATCGTGGACGTTGCCGCGGGCAAAAGGTGAAAAAACAACGCGCACGCTGTATTTTTTCAGCGGTTCGTCGCTGCATATCGGCGAGCAAGAAATGCGCTCGCATGTCGGTGTGCGCGTGCGTAGCGACGTCGATTTGCGGCTCGTTGCCGGCGAGGACGAATGCGAGATTTTGATGCTACAGGGAAAACCCATTGGTGAGCCGGTGGTGCAGCATGGTCCATTCGTGATGAACAGTCGCGAGGAGATTCAGCGGACGTTTTCGGATTATCAGCGCACGCGTTTCGGAGGCTGGCCCTGGTCGAGCAGCGGTCCCGTGCATGGTCGTGACGAGGGTCGATTTGCGAAACACGCGGATGGGCGCGCGGAGCGCCACGAAAAGTGA
- a CDS encoding UDP-N-acetylmuramate dehydrogenase, giving the protein MHHAPEPQGLRQNEPLAGKTTFSVGGSAAYWLEASDEQSVQEAIAWAKARAKGLTVLGGGSNVLVSDRGVDGLVLRMGIRGIRHQISGSRVHVYVGAGESWDAFVQKAVTENWAGVECLSGIPGDVGAAPIQNIGAYGQEVCEVIESVHAIDRQNGTPARIAAKDCEFGYRDSIFKGAANGRYIVVGVSFSLKPRGAPAIRYAELQRYMKELGKDDAPTLTDVRAAVLELRRRKSMLLDPRDENVRSAGSFFINPVIDDASWAIVRSRIESAGVLSPGETIPQFSAGPGRLKLAAAWLIERAGFSKGYGDGPVGLSTKHTLAIVNRGGANAMDILSFARRIRDGVCDRFGVQLVPEPVMLGFTRDEIGDLVAKPALE; this is encoded by the coding sequence ATGCATCATGCGCCAGAACCCCAAGGGCTGCGCCAAAACGAACCACTCGCGGGGAAAACCACGTTTTCCGTAGGAGGCTCCGCTGCGTATTGGCTCGAAGCAAGCGACGAACAATCGGTCCAAGAGGCCATTGCTTGGGCCAAAGCGCGCGCCAAAGGCCTCACGGTGCTCGGCGGCGGCTCCAACGTGCTCGTCTCCGACCGCGGAGTCGATGGATTGGTCTTGCGCATGGGCATTCGCGGCATTCGCCACCAAATATCCGGTTCGCGCGTCCATGTATACGTCGGAGCCGGCGAATCGTGGGATGCATTCGTCCAAAAAGCCGTTACTGAAAATTGGGCGGGTGTCGAATGTCTTTCGGGCATACCGGGTGACGTCGGCGCCGCTCCCATTCAAAACATCGGTGCATATGGGCAAGAAGTTTGCGAAGTCATCGAATCGGTTCACGCCATCGATAGGCAAAATGGGACGCCCGCACGTATTGCCGCGAAAGACTGCGAATTCGGTTATCGCGACAGCATTTTCAAGGGTGCAGCGAATGGTCGATACATCGTCGTTGGCGTATCATTTTCGCTAAAGCCTAGAGGAGCCCCCGCCATTCGTTATGCCGAGCTTCAGCGATACATGAAAGAGCTCGGCAAAGACGACGCGCCCACATTGACCGACGTCCGCGCCGCGGTGCTCGAACTGCGTCGTCGCAAATCAATGCTCCTCGATCCTCGCGACGAAAACGTACGGAGCGCCGGTTCGTTTTTCATCAATCCAGTCATCGACGATGCGTCATGGGCAATCGTTCGCTCACGTATCGAATCGGCGGGCGTTCTTTCACCCGGAGAAACCATTCCGCAATTCAGTGCGGGCCCGGGCCGCTTGAAATTGGCTGCTGCGTGGCTCATCGAACGAGCAGGTTTTTCCAAAGGATACGGCGATGGTCCGGTGGGACTGTCGACGAAACACACGCTGGCCATCGTCAATCGAGGCGGCGCCAATGCAATGGATATCCTGAGCTTCGCGCGCCGTATTCGTGATGGCGTCTGCGATCGTTTCGGCGTGCAGCTCGTCCCGGAACCCGTCATGCTGGGTTTTACCCGAGACGAGATTGGGGATTTGGTAGCGAAGCCGGCGCTCGAGTGA
- a CDS encoding DUF4384 domain-containing protein gives MLHRRSFFQLGSGAAAVATIVLASAACTVKTASNVQCGGEPRPSVDCSSEVSYQGYKADGGFGIMNLASGAAKFEETALRRINEATERFITVQTRLCRDYNACALNKTEYNTESKEIREKLEKVPVLVEKVKTAPSDDDRVLALDSLYRHTVPPADRVEEVALRLALEADLPPDAGGQRITVRPGAPLPTEARVWFWVEVMPKAYVYIFQKSSKGEVSVLFPDERIGTTNPLAGESRIRIPNGDLKFRVNDKDIGIEHVYFAASRTPLASLDQALARVREGKTTNIGQDKLLAGFESLPTTGSVDRKCRGLELDAAPSSGGCTRTRGLELDVSGGFGEGASIGAVTEPGDKLIVYNFTFEHTTLAGYADAAKRYASQAPKARGGLLIERDGGKPKTRGGLLIEKDGSEPKKPKSRGGLLIE, from the coding sequence ATGCTTCATCGCCGAAGCTTCTTTCAACTGGGCAGCGGCGCAGCCGCCGTTGCCACCATCGTCCTCGCCAGCGCCGCGTGCACTGTCAAGACCGCGAGCAACGTCCAATGCGGCGGTGAGCCACGCCCGAGCGTCGACTGTTCCAGCGAGGTGTCCTACCAGGGCTACAAGGCCGACGGTGGGTTTGGAATCATGAACCTCGCGTCAGGAGCGGCAAAGTTCGAAGAGACCGCTCTGCGGCGCATCAACGAAGCGACCGAACGTTTCATCACCGTCCAGACGCGCCTTTGCCGCGACTACAACGCCTGCGCGCTCAACAAAACCGAATACAACACCGAATCCAAAGAGATTCGCGAGAAGCTCGAAAAGGTCCCGGTCCTCGTCGAAAAAGTCAAAACCGCTCCCTCCGACGACGACCGCGTCCTAGCGCTCGATTCGCTCTACCGACACACCGTACCCCCCGCAGACCGCGTCGAAGAAGTCGCCTTGCGGCTCGCGCTGGAAGCGGACTTGCCCCCCGACGCAGGCGGGCAACGCATCACGGTTCGTCCTGGCGCACCGCTGCCCACGGAGGCTCGCGTGTGGTTCTGGGTCGAAGTGATGCCCAAAGCGTACGTGTACATCTTTCAAAAATCGTCCAAGGGTGAAGTATCGGTGCTCTTCCCGGACGAACGGATCGGAACAACAAACCCGCTCGCGGGCGAGTCCAGAATTCGGATTCCGAACGGCGATCTCAAGTTCCGCGTCAACGACAAAGACATCGGGATCGAACACGTCTACTTCGCTGCATCACGCACGCCGCTCGCATCGCTCGATCAAGCGCTTGCACGCGTACGCGAAGGAAAGACCACGAACATCGGTCAAGACAAACTCCTCGCCGGCTTCGAATCGCTTCCGACGACGGGGTCGGTGGATCGCAAATGCCGCGGTTTGGAGCTCGATGCGGCACCTTCTTCGGGCGGATGCACCCGCACGCGAGGCCTCGAGCTCGACGTGAGCGGCGGGTTTGGTGAAGGCGCATCGATCGGCGCGGTGACCGAACCTGGCGACAAGCTCATCGTCTACAACTTCACGTTCGAGCACACGACGCTCGCTGGGTATGCCGACGCGGCCAAGCGTTACGCGTCGCAGGCTCCGAAGGCGCGCGGTGGGCTCCTCATCGAACGCGACGGCGGAAAACCCAAGACGCGCGGGGGACTGCTCATCGAGAAAGACGGCAGCGAGCCCAAGAAACCAAAGTCGCGTGGCGGGCTCTTGATCGAGTAG
- a CDS encoding zinc-ribbon domain-containing protein, translating to MKITCQSCQAKYTIADEKVVGKTVKIKCKKCGAAIVVNANEPAPVDAHGQGAESEEEDGATRVFSGDPTADMGGGGGGGDWTVNVADDDQRTMSSAQIAAAFAAGTITGDTYVWRDGMADWQPLSQVAELQSVMHAAHAAPAPAPAPAPAAPPPPTDDDMNATVAMAPEAAAAHYAPQPAAAAAAPTAARKAARGGQDLFGAGGGSPFDGGGAGPARSSDQRAVGERNENSVLFSLAALTATEKAVAEDLSPKKKPARSGLDDIMSLGGGGGMGGAMLAPPPIMAPVIEPPPPPPQAMPQVQAPMAMGGSMPPPAAAMGGMMSYPPPAQKKSPVGIIVGVLIGVVAAGAAAFFLTRPSDTEATAENGTTANSAGATATQSAAPTTTAAPTPTPTPTQTVAANDTAGANTAPPAGGDPGTTNKSASGGPAPAGTGKPSGTAATAATTAATTAAPTPTPAPTPEPPAGGAEFNRAAASSALGGAAGAARGCKKPDGPTGTARVRVTFAPSGNVTSSVVQGAPFAGTAVGGCIAAAFRGAKVPPFSGSPVAVTKSVTIN from the coding sequence ATGAAGATTACGTGTCAGTCTTGCCAGGCGAAGTACACCATTGCCGACGAAAAAGTCGTCGGGAAGACCGTCAAGATCAAGTGTAAGAAGTGCGGCGCAGCGATCGTGGTCAATGCGAACGAGCCCGCACCTGTCGATGCTCATGGTCAAGGTGCGGAATCCGAGGAAGAAGACGGCGCAACCCGCGTTTTCTCGGGAGACCCGACGGCGGATATGGGCGGTGGTGGAGGTGGCGGTGACTGGACGGTCAACGTTGCCGATGATGACCAACGCACGATGTCGTCTGCTCAGATCGCGGCAGCTTTTGCTGCGGGTACGATCACCGGTGACACGTACGTTTGGCGAGACGGCATGGCTGACTGGCAGCCGCTTTCGCAAGTGGCCGAGTTGCAGTCGGTGATGCATGCGGCGCATGCAGCGCCTGCGCCCGCGCCCGCACCCGCACCGGCCGCTCCGCCGCCTCCGACCGACGATGACATGAACGCAACGGTCGCGATGGCTCCGGAGGCTGCTGCGGCGCATTATGCTCCACAACCTGCGGCCGCTGCCGCTGCTCCGACCGCGGCACGCAAGGCAGCTCGCGGGGGACAAGACTTGTTCGGTGCCGGTGGCGGCAGTCCCTTCGATGGTGGTGGAGCGGGTCCGGCAAGATCGTCCGATCAGCGCGCCGTCGGCGAACGCAACGAAAACTCGGTGCTCTTCTCGCTCGCCGCACTCACGGCCACCGAGAAGGCCGTCGCAGAAGACCTGAGCCCGAAAAAGAAACCAGCTCGCAGCGGCCTCGATGACATCATGAGTCTCGGTGGCGGCGGTGGCATGGGTGGGGCGATGCTTGCGCCTCCGCCGATCATGGCGCCGGTCATCGAGCCTCCTCCGCCACCACCACAGGCGATGCCGCAGGTGCAGGCTCCGATGGCGATGGGTGGAAGCATGCCGCCACCGGCTGCCGCCATGGGCGGGATGATGTCGTATCCGCCGCCGGCGCAGAAGAAGAGCCCCGTGGGGATCATCGTGGGCGTTCTCATCGGCGTCGTGGCTGCGGGAGCAGCAGCGTTTTTCCTGACGCGACCCTCGGACACCGAGGCCACCGCGGAAAACGGTACCACGGCAAACTCGGCGGGCGCGACGGCCACACAATCGGCTGCACCGACAACGACGGCCGCGCCGACGCCAACACCGACACCAACGCAGACCGTTGCGGCGAACGATACCGCCGGGGCAAACACCGCACCGCCTGCGGGTGGCGATCCGGGCACGACGAACAAGTCGGCTTCCGGCGGCCCGGCGCCAGCGGGTACGGGCAAACCGTCCGGTACTGCCGCGACGGCGGCGACGACGGCGGCGACCACGGCTGCGCCTACTCCAACGCCGGCGCCCACCCCAGAGCCGCCTGCGGGAGGCGCGGAGTTCAACCGAGCCGCTGCGTCTTCGGCGCTTGGCGGCGCTGCTGGCGCCGCCAGGGGTTGCAAGAAGCCCGATGGCCCCACGGGCACCGCTAGAGTCAGGGTCACGTTTGCACCAAGCGGCAACGTGACTTCCTCCGTCGTGCAAGGTGCCCCGTTTGCCGGGACGGCTGTTGGCGGATGCATCGCTGCCGCCTTCCGCGGCGCAAAGGTTCCGCCTTTCTCGGGCTCGCCTGTCGCCGTCACGAAATCCGTTACCATCAACTGA
- a CDS encoding DUF962 domain-containing protein: MIPLNPSWTRLLHKYQDDHRDPRNQACHKVGIPLIALSFPVGATIIGLPLAASMFTVGWGFQFVGHAFEGKKPSFVDDKRSLIIGLLWCLDKYGVRIYEESPAA, from the coding sequence ATGATCCCGCTCAATCCTTCATGGACTCGGCTTTTGCACAAATACCAAGACGATCATCGTGACCCCAGAAACCAAGCGTGCCATAAAGTTGGCATTCCGCTCATTGCACTCAGCTTCCCCGTCGGAGCTACCATCATTGGTTTGCCCCTAGCCGCATCCATGTTCACCGTCGGCTGGGGCTTTCAATTCGTTGGACACGCATTCGAAGGCAAAAAACCCTCCTTCGTCGACGACAAACGCAGCTTGATCATTGGCCTCCTCTGGTGCCTCGACAAGTACGGCGTCCGCATTTACGAAGAATCTCCCGCCGCGTGA